The sequence CGTTAATCAGCCATAGCTCGGCCCGTAAGGCCAGGCAAAATATCACGTTTTAACTAAAATACAAGATAGAGATTTTTCGCTTAGATGGCCAATTGATGGATTAGGGCCAAAATCGGCAGAAGCAGCATGATCTCCAACATGTAGGCTCCTGTGAAGGCTCCATTGCAGCGATCGGTGAGGCAGTCCTGGCAGAATATCCGCCGCACATTCTTCTCCGGACTGGTGATGTTGCACAGCTCCACGGGATCCGATTTGTTGGTATAGTAGCAGAACCGCTTGGTTATCAGCTTGCCATTATCTGGAATTTCAAATAATAATACTTTcgattaatatttaataatatatatttaaatcaacTGCTTTGCTCAGCGAAACATGTCGAAGTGTAAATGCACTGGCAGAGCGTCAGCAGAGCAGCGGCAGAGGCACTTCCTAGCCCGCGGGCCGGTGCTTCTGTTGTTGACCTCTTCTTTAAAGACATGTTAATATTAAGACTACTCACTCTCCTCCACCGTTTTGCGGCAAACGGCCCGCTCATGATCGGAATTAATAGTGCTGTTGCAGCTCCTCAGCAGATTGATGTTCCGCTCCTTAATCAGGTCAGTGGGAATATTGTCCTCCTGGAAGGTCACATCGCAGAAATCCTCCGCTCCAATGGTGTCCGAGCTGCAGTGCCAGCACTGCAAGTGCTGTTTCTCACGCTGCTCATTTGCAGCTAAAAAGGAAGAAAATAATTCCATTAGTAAGGCTAACTTCAGTTGACCTTTCATGGGGTCACcgggaaaaaatatttttggtagTAAATATGCCaccaaaaaataaactttGTCTGTGGTCTAAATATAAAAGAGGGTGACACAGTTTTGTGTATTTCCCCCCAGAGAGGTTGACATCATCAGATTCATGTGCCGCCCACTTTTCAGGACACCCACTGCGAAAATGGAGAATGCGTGGCCAGTCGATGTGGCGCCTCGGTCGAATTTCATTACGTATACGTAACCGAGTTCTTGCTGTTAAAGTACTAACCAAATAGTTCCGAGATT is a genomic window of Drosophila suzukii chromosome 2L, CBGP_Dsuzu_IsoJpt1.0, whole genome shotgun sequence containing:
- the twit gene encoding UPAR/Ly6 domain-containing protein twit; this encodes MSAVPMKALLAGVFLLANAWHITAANEQREKQHLQCWHCSSDTIGAEDFCDVTFQEDNIPTDLIKERNINLLRSCNSTINSDHERAVCRKTVEENNGKLITKRFCYYTNKSDPVELCNITSPEKNVRRIFCQDCLTDRCNGAFTGAYMLEIMLLLPILALIHQLAI